The Devosia sp. A16 genome includes a window with the following:
- the gap gene encoding type I glyceraldehyde-3-phosphate dehydrogenase yields MAVRVAINGFGRIGRNILRAIVESGRNDIQVVAVNDLGPVETNAHLLRYDSVHGRFPFDVKVEGDVITAGNQTFKVTAVKDPAQLPHKELGVEIVLECTGIFTSKEKASAHLAAGAKKVIVSAPAEGADLTVVYGINHTLLGKEHVVISNGSCTTNCLAPMAKVMNDLVGIEKGMMTTIHSYTGDQPTLDTMHKDLYRARAAALSQIPTSTGAAKAIGLVLPELKGKLDGISIRVPTPNVSLVDLNFVAGRDTTPQEINDALIAAADGPLKGVMTYTTHPLVSSDLNHDPHSATILLDQTKVTQGNFVTIMGWYDNEWGFSNRMADMTAVFAKTL; encoded by the coding sequence ATGGCTGTACGCGTCGCAATCAATGGCTTTGGCCGCATCGGCCGCAACATCCTGCGCGCCATCGTCGAAAGCGGTCGCAACGACATCCAGGTCGTCGCCGTCAACGATCTGGGTCCGGTCGAAACCAACGCCCACCTCCTGCGCTATGACAGCGTGCACGGCCGTTTCCCCTTTGACGTCAAGGTCGAAGGCGATGTGATCACCGCCGGCAACCAGACCTTCAAGGTCACCGCGGTCAAGGATCCGGCGCAGCTGCCGCACAAGGAGCTGGGCGTCGAGATCGTGCTCGAGTGCACCGGCATCTTCACCTCCAAGGAAAAGGCCTCGGCGCACCTCGCCGCCGGCGCCAAAAAGGTGATCGTTTCGGCCCCCGCCGAGGGCGCCGACCTGACCGTCGTCTACGGCATCAACCACACCTTGCTCGGCAAGGAGCACGTGGTGATCTCGAACGGCTCGTGCACCACCAACTGCCTCGCTCCGATGGCCAAGGTGATGAACGACCTGGTCGGCATCGAAAAGGGAATGATGACCACCATCCATTCCTATACCGGTGACCAGCCCACCCTCGACACCATGCACAAGGATCTCTATCGCGCTCGCGCCGCGGCGCTCAGCCAGATCCCGACCTCGACCGGCGCCGCCAAGGCGATCGGCCTGGTGCTGCCTGAACTCAAGGGCAAGCTCGACGGCATCTCGATCCGCGTGCCGACCCCGAACGTCTCGCTGGTCGACCTCAACTTCGTCGCCGGCCGCGACACCACGCCCCAGGAAATCAACGACGCGCTGATCGCCGCCGCCGACGGCCCGCTCAAGGGGGTGATGACCTACACCACCCACCCGCTGGTCTCGAGCGACCTGAACCACGACCCGCACTCGGCCACCATTCTGCTCGACCAGACCAAGGTGACCCAGGGCAATTTCGTGACCATCATGGGCTGGTACGACAACGAGTGGGGCTTCTCCAACCGCATGGCCGACATGACGGCGGTGTTCGCCAAGACGCTTTGA
- a CDS encoding putative glycolipid-binding domain-containing protein, with protein MPLELDLRWQPVGEVGLEHCRIWENSDGINVRSVLIGEFEGFEYGAQYDIELASDWTFRSLTLRLQDGRVLRLNSDGLGDWKVNGRRAPELEGCIDIDISGTPFTNTLPIRRAHFTDGVPRQFAMAWVPLDSLEPFRDGQIYTQLDPTHYRYQAADGSFEQVLTVDREGFVVDYPTLFRRV; from the coding sequence ATGCCTCTCGAGCTCGACCTCCGCTGGCAACCGGTCGGTGAGGTCGGGCTCGAACACTGCCGTATCTGGGAGAACTCGGACGGCATCAATGTCCGCAGCGTCTTGATCGGCGAATTCGAAGGCTTCGAGTACGGCGCTCAGTACGACATCGAGCTCGCCTCCGACTGGACCTTCCGCTCCCTCACGCTTCGCCTGCAGGATGGTCGCGTGCTGCGGCTCAATTCGGACGGGCTCGGCGACTGGAAGGTGAACGGCCGGCGGGCCCCCGAGCTCGAAGGCTGCATCGACATCGACATCTCGGGCACCCCCTTCACCAACACCCTGCCGATCCGGCGTGCGCACTTCACCGACGGGGTGCCGCGGCAGTTTGCCATGGCCTGGGTGCCGCTCGACAGTCTGGAGCCGTTCCGCGACGGCCAGATCTACACCCAGCTCGATCCTACGCACTACCGCTACCAGGCCGCAGACGGCAGCTTCGAGCAGGTGCTGACGGTCGACCGGGAAGGGTTCGTGGTGGACTACCCCACCCTCTTCCGGCGGGTCTGA
- a CDS encoding phosphoglycerate kinase, giving the protein MPAFKTLDDFDFSGKRVLVRADLNVPVADGKVTDATRIERLVPTIREIIKVDGKAIILSHFGRPKGKVDPEFSLEQVVPAVANETGHPVGFIATDWTDVEKARQAIDEAPAGSILVLENTRFHPGEEDNDPALAARMAELGDIFVNDAFSAAHRAHASTEAIAHLLPSAAGRAMEAELKALEQGLGAPERPVIAIVGGAKVSTKLDLLGNLINKVDGLVIGGAMANTFLNAGGLGVGKSLAEKDLAETANDIRDKAEAAHCAIILPIDATVAWHFEANAPHRFYGVDAIDPEGMILDIGPGSVERIKGAIDEAKTVVWNGPLGAFEMQPFDQGTVEIAQYVAARTKAGKVVSVAGGGDTVSALAHAGVKDQFTYVSTAGGAFLEWMEGKPLPGVEALKR; this is encoded by the coding sequence ATGCCGGCTTTCAAGACCCTCGATGATTTCGACTTTTCGGGTAAGCGCGTACTGGTGCGTGCCGACCTCAACGTGCCGGTCGCCGACGGCAAGGTGACGGACGCCACCCGCATCGAGCGGCTGGTCCCGACCATCCGGGAGATCATCAAGGTCGACGGCAAGGCCATCATCCTCAGCCATTTCGGCCGCCCCAAGGGCAAGGTCGATCCGGAGTTCTCGCTTGAACAGGTGGTGCCGGCCGTCGCCAACGAGACCGGCCATCCGGTCGGCTTCATCGCCACCGACTGGACCGACGTGGAAAAGGCCCGGCAGGCGATCGACGAGGCGCCGGCCGGCTCGATCCTGGTGCTCGAGAACACCCGCTTCCACCCCGGCGAGGAAGACAACGACCCCGCGCTGGCCGCCCGCATGGCCGAGCTCGGCGATATCTTCGTCAACGACGCCTTTTCCGCCGCCCACCGCGCCCACGCCTCCACCGAGGCGATCGCCCACCTGCTGCCTTCGGCCGCCGGCCGCGCCATGGAAGCCGAGCTCAAGGCGCTCGAGCAGGGCCTCGGCGCGCCGGAACGCCCGGTGATCGCCATTGTCGGCGGCGCCAAGGTGTCGACCAAGCTCGACCTGCTGGGCAACCTGATCAACAAGGTGGATGGCCTCGTCATCGGGGGCGCCATGGCCAACACGTTCCTCAATGCCGGCGGGCTCGGCGTCGGCAAGTCGCTGGCCGAGAAGGATCTGGCGGAGACCGCCAACGACATCCGCGACAAGGCGGAAGCCGCGCATTGCGCCATCATCCTGCCCATCGACGCCACCGTCGCCTGGCATTTTGAAGCCAACGCGCCGCACCGCTTCTACGGCGTCGATGCGATCGATCCCGAGGGCATGATCCTCGATATCGGCCCCGGCTCGGTCGAGCGGATCAAGGGCGCCATCGACGAAGCCAAGACCGTGGTCTGGAACGGCCCGCTCGGCGCCTTCGAGATGCAGCCCTTCGATCAGGGCACCGTCGAGATCGCCCAGTATGTCGCGGCGCGCACCAAGGCGGGCAAGGTGGTCTCGGTGGCCGGGGGCGGCGACACCGTTTCCGCCCTCGCCCACGCCGGCGTGAAGGATCAGTTCACCTATGTGTCGACCGCCGGCGGCGCCTTCCTCGAATGGATGGAAGGCAAACCCCTGCCCGGCGTCGAAGCGCTGAAGCGCTAG
- a CDS encoding class I fructose-bisphosphate aldolase: protein MASLNAIAKKLVASGKGILAADESEGTIAKRFALIGLPVTLETRRDYREMLFRSTEAMTDYISGVILTEETLEQKAKDGTPFRDLFAATDVIPGIKVDRGALPMPGSKDEKITEGLDGLRQRLAHYAKLGAGFAKWRGVIAITSYAPSRNGIRANAHALARYAMYCQEAGIVPVVEPEVLADGEPGDHSIQRCEDVTGETLEAVFKELRLAGVDLSGMLLKPNMVTPGLRSRERASVEEVAQRTVETLRRFVPAAVPGIAFLSGGQSDEEATAHLSAMNQIEGLPWALTFSYGRALQTSALVTWNGEAQNVKAAQQAFTHRARMNALASLGQYKPELDLAA, encoded by the coding sequence ATGGCCTCGCTAAATGCAATCGCCAAAAAGCTCGTCGCCAGCGGCAAGGGCATTCTCGCCGCCGATGAATCCGAAGGCACCATCGCCAAGCGCTTCGCGCTGATCGGACTGCCGGTGACGCTGGAAACCCGCCGCGACTATCGCGAGATGCTGTTCCGCTCGACCGAAGCGATGACCGACTACATCTCCGGCGTCATCCTCACCGAGGAAACGCTGGAACAGAAGGCCAAGGACGGCACACCGTTCCGCGACCTGTTCGCCGCCACCGACGTGATCCCCGGCATCAAGGTGGATCGCGGCGCGCTGCCCATGCCTGGCAGCAAGGACGAAAAAATCACCGAGGGTCTCGACGGGCTCCGCCAGCGGCTCGCCCATTATGCCAAGCTCGGCGCCGGCTTCGCCAAGTGGCGCGGCGTCATCGCCATCACCTCCTACGCCCCCTCGCGCAACGGCATTCGCGCCAATGCCCATGCCCTGGCCCGCTATGCCATGTACTGCCAGGAAGCCGGCATCGTACCGGTGGTGGAGCCGGAAGTGCTGGCCGATGGCGAGCCGGGCGATCACTCCATCCAGCGCTGCGAGGATGTGACCGGCGAAACGCTCGAGGCGGTGTTCAAGGAACTGCGCCTTGCCGGCGTCGACCTGAGCGGCATGCTGCTCAAGCCCAACATGGTGACCCCGGGCCTGCGCTCACGCGAGCGCGCCAGCGTCGAGGAAGTGGCGCAGCGCACCGTCGAGACGCTTCGCCGCTTCGTGCCGGCGGCGGTGCCGGGCATCGCCTTCCTGTCGGGCGGCCAGTCCGATGAAGAGGCGACGGCGCATCTCTCCGCCATGAACCAGATCGAGGGCCTCCCCTGGGCGCTCACCTTCTCCTATGGTCGGGCGCTGCAGACCTCGGCGCTGGTGACCTGGAACGGCGAAGCGCAGAACGTCAAGGCGGCGCAGCAGGCCTTCACCCACCGCGCGCGGATGAACGCGCTCGCCTCCCTCGGCCAGTACAAGCCGGAACTCGATCTGGCGGCCTGA
- a CDS encoding thiamine phosphate synthase: MSAEIFLIAPTDTPADQLVSALTATLERDDVAALLLPRGKLSENAYKDLAKRVVPVAQARGAAVLVEGEPGLVRLLGADGLHVPGGIKAVEEAVAALKPKMIVGAGDIHSRDDAMLKGEAGVDYILFGPLSGSISASEREMAQWWAETMEIPSVLSDPEAGPASYDAGDCEFIGLPLTVSEPTK, encoded by the coding sequence ATGTCAGCCGAAATCTTCCTCATCGCACCGACCGATACGCCAGCCGACCAGCTGGTTTCCGCACTGACCGCGACGCTGGAGCGCGACGACGTGGCGGCCCTGCTGCTGCCGCGCGGCAAGCTGAGCGAGAATGCCTACAAGGATCTCGCCAAGCGCGTCGTGCCGGTGGCCCAGGCCAGGGGCGCCGCCGTGCTGGTCGAAGGAGAGCCGGGGCTGGTCCGCCTGCTCGGCGCCGATGGCCTCCATGTCCCCGGCGGCATCAAGGCGGTGGAGGAAGCCGTGGCGGCGCTGAAGCCGAAAATGATCGTCGGGGCCGGCGACATCCATTCGCGCGACGATGCCATGCTGAAAGGCGAGGCCGGGGTCGACTACATCCTATTTGGGCCGCTTTCCGGTTCCATATCCGCCTCCGAGCGCGAAATGGCGCAGTGGTGGGCCGAGACCATGGAGATCCCGAGCGTGCTGTCAGATCCGGAAGCCGGCCCCGCCAGCTATGATGCCGGCGATTGCGAGTTCATCGGCCTGCCGTTGACGGTTTCGGAGCCGACGAAATGA
- a CDS encoding tetratricopeptide repeat protein — protein MIRHVGLALLLMGLSLPVLAQANRTDFEDLRPKDMQFPDNLGMEELPIGPVPEEFLNQPAPDALTISDSVFGEKIDPAYGAYQRGFFLTALDLALPRAEKGDPHAQTLIAEIYAKGLGVPEDFAAAASWYGMASKHGDALATFELAMLYQDGRGVAKDRKHAAELFQIAADAGNMAAKYNLGLLHVEGLYAEPSLTKAAQLIGEAANSGITEARYDFAGMLTEGAGIAPDPKAAAEQLRLAAEDGLAAAQVDYATVLYLGKGVPVDRAAAASWYARAADGGNPVAQNRYAKLLAAGEGVTANLEDAAMYRALARRQGLKDAQLDRLLAAIKPEQLTRAEERARFWPSPPPTKVAANTAPAPAAATPAETPLN, from the coding sequence ATGATCCGCCACGTCGGGCTGGCGCTGCTGCTCATGGGCCTGTCGCTGCCGGTGCTGGCACAGGCCAATCGCACAGATTTCGAGGACCTGCGGCCCAAGGACATGCAGTTCCCCGACAACCTGGGCATGGAAGAGCTGCCGATCGGGCCGGTGCCCGAGGAGTTCCTGAACCAGCCCGCGCCCGATGCGCTCACCATCAGCGACTCGGTGTTCGGCGAGAAGATCGATCCCGCCTACGGCGCCTACCAGCGCGGCTTCTTCCTCACCGCCCTGGACCTCGCCCTGCCGCGCGCCGAAAAGGGCGATCCGCATGCGCAGACGCTGATCGCCGAGATCTATGCCAAGGGGCTCGGCGTTCCGGAAGATTTCGCGGCGGCCGCCAGTTGGTACGGCATGGCCAGCAAGCATGGCGATGCCCTCGCCACCTTCGAGCTGGCCATGCTCTACCAGGACGGCCGCGGCGTCGCCAAAGACCGCAAGCACGCTGCCGAGCTGTTCCAGATCGCCGCCGATGCCGGCAACATGGCGGCCAAGTACAATCTGGGCCTGCTGCACGTCGAAGGCCTCTATGCCGAGCCGAGCCTGACCAAGGCGGCGCAGCTGATCGGCGAGGCCGCCAATTCGGGGATCACCGAGGCGCGTTACGACTTTGCCGGCATGCTGACCGAGGGCGCCGGCATCGCGCCAGACCCCAAGGCAGCAGCCGAGCAGCTGCGCCTCGCGGCCGAAGATGGTCTTGCGGCGGCGCAGGTCGACTACGCCACCGTGCTCTATCTGGGCAAGGGCGTGCCGGTCGATCGGGCTGCGGCGGCCAGCTGGTACGCCCGGGCCGCCGATGGCGGCAATCCGGTGGCGCAGAACCGCTATGCGAAGCTCCTCGCGGCCGGCGAAGGGGTGACCGCAAATCTCGAGGATGCCGCGATGTACCGCGCACTGGCGCGCCGGCAGGGCCTCAAGGATGCGCAGCTCGACAGGCTGCTCGCCGCCATCAAGCCCGAGCAGCTGACCCGGGCCGAAGAGCGGGCCCGCTTCTGGCCGTCGCCGCCGCCCACCAAGGTTGCGGCGAACACCGCCCCCGCCCCTGCGGCGGCGACACCGGCCGAGACGCCCTTGAACTGA
- a CDS encoding inositol monophosphatase family protein produces the protein MRSALLNVMVQAATKAGRSLAKDFGEVENLQVSVKGPADFVSNADKRAEEIVFNELQKARPTYSFLGEEGTEVKGTDGQHRWIVDPLDGTTNFLHGIPMFACAIALERNNEIVASVIYNPAMEELFTAEKGGGAWLNDRKRLRVANRKHLADAVVVTGINSRGRALDLLQLKQLTQVVPAVSGIRRTGSASTDLAWLAAGRFDGYWEAGLAPWDVAPGLLMVREAGGAVTDYAGTAGSTWNGQVIAGNETIQAQLLKIVKAVN, from the coding sequence ATGCGCTCGGCGCTTCTCAACGTCATGGTCCAGGCCGCTACCAAAGCCGGCCGCTCGCTCGCCAAGGATTTCGGCGAGGTCGAGAACCTGCAGGTCTCGGTCAAGGGCCCGGCCGATTTCGTTTCCAACGCCGACAAGCGCGCCGAGGAGATCGTCTTCAACGAGCTGCAGAAGGCCCGCCCCACCTATTCCTTCCTCGGCGAGGAAGGCACCGAGGTGAAGGGCACCGACGGCCAGCACCGCTGGATCGTCGATCCGCTCGACGGCACCACCAATTTCCTCCACGGCATCCCGATGTTCGCCTGCGCCATCGCGCTCGAGCGCAACAACGAGATCGTCGCTTCGGTGATCTACAACCCCGCGATGGAAGAGCTGTTCACTGCCGAGAAGGGCGGCGGCGCCTGGCTGAACGACCGCAAGCGCCTGCGCGTCGCCAACCGCAAGCATCTCGCCGATGCCGTCGTCGTCACCGGCATCAATTCGCGCGGGCGTGCCCTCGACCTGCTGCAGCTCAAGCAGTTGACCCAGGTCGTTCCGGCCGTATCGGGGATCCGCCGCACCGGCTCGGCGTCCACCGATCTCGCCTGGCTCGCCGCCGGCCGCTTCGATGGCTACTGGGAAGCCGGTCTCGCCCCCTGGGACGTGGCGCCTGGTCTGCTGATGGTGCGCGAAGCCGGCGGCGCGGTCACCGACTATGCCGGCACCGCCGGCTCGACCTGGAACGGTCAGGTGATCGCCGGCAATGAAACCATCCAGGCGCAGCTGCTGAAGATCGTCAAGGCCGTCAACTAG
- a CDS encoding peptidoglycan -binding protein, which translates to MAMSTRSRRSQVTNYWPGFVDALSSLLLVIIFLLSLFMLSQFFLGQEISGKDTAMSRLNAQIAELTELLQLEKVNSSDLESTIATLTATLSSTTTERDQMAAQLAGAGAGSDGKDATIAQLESDLAAQQDMSREATAQVALLNQQLAALRTQLAALEQALQASEATETANRTQIADLGRRLNLALAQRVQDLSRYRSDFFGKLRQVLEGRADVRVVGDRFVFQSEVLFDAGEAAISTEGQTELAKLASAIRELQTQIPADVNWVLRIDGHTDKRPINTPEFPSNWELSAARAIAVAKYLITQGVPANRLVPAGFGEFSPIDPGDSDEAYRRNRRIEFKLTE; encoded by the coding sequence ATGGCCATGTCGACCCGATCGCGCCGCTCCCAGGTCACCAACTACTGGCCGGGCTTCGTCGACGCCCTGTCGAGCCTGCTGCTGGTCATCATCTTCCTGCTCTCGCTGTTCATGCTGAGCCAGTTCTTCCTCGGCCAGGAGATCAGCGGCAAGGACACGGCGATGAGCCGGCTCAACGCCCAGATCGCCGAACTGACCGAGCTGCTGCAGCTCGAGAAGGTGAATTCCAGCGATCTCGAATCCACCATCGCGACGCTGACCGCGACGCTGTCCTCGACCACCACCGAGCGCGACCAGATGGCGGCGCAGCTGGCCGGCGCCGGGGCCGGCAGCGACGGCAAGGACGCGACCATCGCCCAGCTCGAATCCGATCTCGCCGCGCAACAGGACATGTCACGCGAGGCGACCGCCCAGGTGGCGCTGCTCAACCAGCAGCTCGCGGCGCTCCGCACCCAATTGGCCGCACTCGAGCAGGCGCTGCAGGCGTCCGAGGCCACCGAAACGGCCAACCGCACGCAGATCGCCGATCTCGGCCGCCGGCTGAACCTGGCGCTGGCACAGCGGGTGCAGGATCTGAGCCGCTACCGCTCGGATTTCTTCGGCAAGCTGCGCCAGGTGCTGGAGGGCCGCGCCGATGTCCGCGTCGTCGGCGACCGCTTCGTGTTCCAGTCCGAAGTGCTGTTCGATGCCGGCGAGGCCGCTATTTCGACCGAGGGCCAGACCGAACTCGCCAAGCTTGCCAGCGCTATCAGGGAGCTGCAGACGCAGATCCCGGCCGACGTGAACTGGGTGCTGCGCATTGACGGCCATACCGATAAGCGCCCGATCAACACGCCGGAGTTCCCCTCCAACTGGGAGCTGTCGGCGGCGCGCGCCATCGCAGTGGCCAAGTACCTGATCACCCAGGGCGTGCCGGCCAACCGGCTGGTGCCGGCCGGCTTCGGCGAGTTCTCCCCGATCGATCCAGGCGACAGCGACGAAGCCTATCGCCGCAACCGTCGCATCGAGTTCAAGTTGACCGAGTAA
- a CDS encoding ABC transporter ATP-binding protein, translating into MKSTTRSTIGAAPTSTLGSKGEALKAGQRDIKPIRRLMPFVLRYPWRLTFTIGFLLVSTLSSLVIPSLAGKIIDKGFVEQNLSMVGQYGMIAIGVALVMALASAGRFYFISVLGERVLTDLRRKVFDHLLTLDSAFFDLHRVGELTSRLNGDVATIRGAIGTSLSIMLRGAVTLIGAVTLMFLTSPYLALTIVIVGPAILIPVMLYARRLRRMSRRTQDALADMSAMATEALGASKTIKSFVQEPEQSRLYGSRAEESFEAEVSRVGARAALLGGLLFLSTAALVVLVWWGANAVFTGVVTVGELAQFMIYALMASNALTNLSEIMGLIHTVSGATERLVEILDTEPAIKPPPHPQALPVPPLGTVAFEGVGFSYETRDSEAVVSDLSFAIAHGETVALVGASGAGKSTIFALVQRFYDVSRGRILVDGLDVRDVEPEQLRRRFAYVEQEPTIFAGTIADNIRFGRPEASFAEIEAASKAALVHDYVADLANGYDSIVGERGVMLSGGQKQRLAIARALLKDAPILLLDEATSALDAESERLVQLALERLMAGRTTLVIAHRLATIRDADRILVLEKGRLIDQGTHDQLVKKGGKYAELARLQFRAELQREVAE; encoded by the coding sequence TTGAAAAGCACCACGCGCAGCACCATCGGAGCGGCCCCGACCAGCACGCTCGGCAGCAAGGGCGAGGCCCTGAAAGCCGGCCAGCGGGACATCAAGCCGATCCGCCGGTTGATGCCGTTCGTGCTGCGCTATCCATGGCGCCTTACCTTCACCATCGGCTTCCTGCTGGTCTCGACCCTGTCGTCGCTGGTGATCCCGTCGCTGGCCGGCAAGATCATCGACAAGGGCTTTGTCGAACAGAACCTGTCGATGGTCGGCCAATACGGCATGATCGCCATCGGCGTGGCGCTGGTGATGGCGCTGGCGAGCGCCGGGCGGTTCTACTTCATCTCGGTGCTGGGCGAGCGGGTGCTCACCGACCTCCGCCGCAAGGTGTTCGATCACCTGCTGACGCTCGACTCGGCCTTTTTCGACCTGCACCGGGTGGGCGAACTCACCTCGCGACTCAACGGCGACGTGGCGACGATCCGTGGCGCCATCGGCACCAGCCTCTCGATCATGCTGCGCGGCGCGGTGACACTGATCGGCGCGGTGACGCTGATGTTCCTCACCAGCCCCTACCTGGCGCTGACCATCGTCATCGTCGGGCCCGCCATTCTCATCCCGGTGATGCTCTACGCGCGCCGGCTGCGGCGGATGTCGCGGCGCACCCAGGACGCGCTTGCCGACATGTCGGCCATGGCGACCGAGGCGCTGGGCGCCAGCAAGACGATCAAGAGCTTCGTGCAGGAGCCCGAGCAGTCGCGCCTCTATGGTTCGCGGGCCGAGGAATCGTTCGAGGCTGAAGTCAGCCGGGTCGGGGCGCGCGCCGCGCTGCTGGGCGGGCTGCTGTTCCTGTCGACTGCGGCATTGGTGGTGCTGGTCTGGTGGGGCGCCAACGCGGTGTTCACCGGCGTCGTCACCGTGGGCGAGCTGGCGCAGTTCATGATCTATGCGCTGATGGCCAGCAACGCGCTGACCAACCTCTCGGAGATCATGGGGCTGATCCACACGGTGTCCGGCGCCACCGAGCGGCTGGTCGAGATTCTCGATACCGAACCGGCGATCAAGCCGCCACCGCACCCGCAGGCGCTGCCGGTGCCGCCGCTCGGCACCGTGGCCTTCGAGGGCGTCGGCTTTTCCTACGAGACACGCGACAGCGAAGCAGTCGTCTCCGACCTGAGCTTTGCCATCGCGCATGGCGAGACGGTGGCCCTCGTCGGCGCGTCCGGCGCCGGCAAATCGACGATCTTCGCGCTGGTGCAGCGCTTTTACGACGTGAGCCGCGGCCGCATCCTCGTCGATGGGCTCGATGTGCGCGATGTCGAACCTGAGCAGTTGCGCCGCCGCTTCGCCTATGTCGAGCAGGAGCCGACGATCTTTGCCGGCACCATCGCCGACAACATCCGGTTCGGCCGTCCCGAGGCGAGCTTCGCCGAGATCGAGGCGGCTTCGAAGGCGGCGCTGGTGCACGACTATGTCGCCGATCTCGCCAATGGCTACGACTCGATCGTGGGCGAGCGCGGAGTGATGCTGTCGGGCGGGCAGAAGCAGCGGCTGGCGATCGCCCGCGCCCTGCTCAAGGACGCGCCGATCCTGCTGCTGGACGAAGCGACCTCGGCGCTCGACGCCGAAAGCGAGCGGTTGGTGCAACTGGCGCTGGAGCGCCTGATGGCCGGTCGCACCACCCTGGTGATCGCGCACCGGCTGGCGACTATCCGCGATGCCGACCGCATCCTGGTGCTGGAGAAGGGCCGCCTGATCGACCAGGGCACGCATGACCAACTGGTGAAGAAGGGCGGCAAATACGCCGAACTGGCGAGGCTGCAGTTCCGCGCCGAGCTGCAGCGGGAAGTGGCAGAGTAG
- the rpmE gene encoding 50S ribosomal protein L31 yields MKNDIHPDYHMITVAMTNGTTYQTRSTYGKEGDTLQLDIDPTTHPAWTGVQGNLMDRGGRVTRFKDKFKGLGF; encoded by the coding sequence ATGAAGAACGACATCCATCCCGACTACCACATGATCACCGTGGCGATGACCAACGGCACGACCTACCAGACCCGTTCGACCTACGGCAAGGAAGGCGATACGCTGCAGCTCGACATCGATCCGACCACGCACCCGGCCTGGACCGGTGTGCAGGGCAACCTGATGGACCGCGGCGGCCGCGTCACCCGCTTCAAGGACAAGTTCAAGGGCCTCGGCTTCTGA
- a CDS encoding GFA family protein, which translates to MTETLTGGCLCGAVRYSYRGEVGAAGYCHCADCRRVSGSAFGVSVRVAAAGFSVDKGMPKSFVKAGDSGRPVARFFCGDCGSPLYTLPPLHPDVVFIKAGSLDDPGVVKPNRQAWMRSRVDWAEIDPAITSYETNRV; encoded by the coding sequence ATGACCGAAACATTGACGGGTGGGTGCCTGTGCGGCGCCGTTCGCTACAGCTACCGAGGTGAGGTCGGCGCCGCCGGCTATTGCCATTGCGCGGATTGCCGGCGCGTCTCCGGCAGCGCCTTCGGCGTCAGCGTTCGCGTCGCTGCCGCCGGCTTCAGCGTCGACAAAGGCATGCCGAAGAGTTTCGTCAAAGCGGGCGACAGCGGTCGTCCGGTGGCGCGGTTCTTCTGCGGCGATTGCGGCTCGCCGCTCTACACCCTGCCGCCGCTCCACCCCGACGTGGTGTTCATCAAGGCCGGCAGCCTCGATGACCCCGGTGTGGTAAAGCCCAACCGCCAGGCCTGGATGCGCTCGCGCGTCGATTGGGCCGAGATCGATCCGGCGATCACGTCGTACGAGACCAACCGGGTGTGA
- the rcdA gene encoding protease adaptor protein RcdA: protein MDDSRQKQQPVAIGPRIVASGGFDMLYRDGMVLIEEVASYLDGDGRAESRGLPREASFLYATESMRLTTRLMQLASWLLLQRAVNEGELTAENARTEKEKVRFSATPTDRGGPGYDDMPARLREFIAKGDRLFDRVQQFDKLERGGVPDYAPAAQGGIADQLARLRAAFGRLKE, encoded by the coding sequence GTGGACGACAGCAGGCAAAAGCAGCAGCCGGTGGCCATCGGGCCCCGCATCGTCGCGTCCGGCGGATTCGACATGCTGTATCGCGACGGCATGGTGCTGATCGAGGAAGTGGCGTCCTATCTCGATGGTGATGGCCGGGCAGAGAGCCGCGGCCTGCCGCGCGAGGCATCGTTCCTCTATGCCACCGAGAGCATGCGCCTCACCACGCGGCTGATGCAGCTGGCCTCCTGGCTGCTGCTGCAGCGCGCCGTGAACGAAGGCGAGTTGACTGCCGAGAACGCCCGCACCGAAAAGGAAAAAGTCCGCTTCTCGGCGACCCCGACCGATCGCGGCGGGCCCGGCTATGATGACATGCCGGCGCGGCTGAGGGAGTTCATCGCCAAGGGCGATCGGCTGTTCGACCGGGTGCAGCAGTTCGACAAGCTCGAGCGGGGCGGGGTGCCCGACTACGCACCGGCCGCGCAGGGCGGCATCGCCGACCAGCTGGCGAGGCTCAGGGCGGCGTTCGGCCGGTTGAAAGAGTAG
- a CDS encoding DUF1192 domain-containing protein — MFDDDAVKKPRGHEVGMPIDTMSVEELEERIAMLNAEIVRLQQAIAARQKTRSEAESLFKL; from the coding sequence ATGTTCGATGATGACGCCGTCAAGAAGCCCCGTGGCCACGAGGTCGGCATGCCGATCGACACCATGTCGGTCGAGGAACTCGAGGAGCGGATCGCCATGCTGAACGCCGAGATCGTCCGTTTGCAGCAGGCGATCGCGGCGCGCCAGAAGACCCGCTCGGAGGCGGAATCGCTGTTCAAGCTCTGA